A region of Paenimyroides aestuarii DNA encodes the following proteins:
- a CDS encoding IS5 family transposase, with product MYSVLNKDIIKKEIVPYLPLAKRGFQATVPLEEIVNAVLYKLKTGVQWHQLPVKALFEENVLSWESVYYHYRKWCKADILKKIWTSILEKNKSKLDLSNVDFDGSHTSAIRGGEEVEYQGRKKRKTTNSLYLSDKQGIPLAISEPVAGNHNDLFNIEVQFEVITGTLEQAKIPVEGLFLNADAGFDSKEFRLCCEKKEIHANICFNKRNGDTDRDEYFDQELYNERYKIERTNAWMDSFRSILNRFDTTVTSWLGFNYLAFIVIALRKFNKIKV from the coding sequence ATGTACAGTGTACTGAACAAAGATATAATAAAAAAAGAAATAGTACCTTATTTGCCATTAGCAAAACGAGGTTTTCAGGCAACAGTTCCTTTGGAAGAAATAGTAAATGCTGTACTTTACAAACTTAAAACAGGAGTTCAATGGCATCAACTTCCAGTTAAGGCATTATTTGAAGAAAATGTATTAAGTTGGGAATCGGTTTATTATCATTATCGAAAATGGTGTAAGGCAGATATTTTAAAAAAAATCTGGACAAGCATTTTAGAAAAAAACAAATCAAAATTAGACCTTTCGAATGTAGATTTTGATGGTAGTCATACCTCTGCAATTAGGGGTGGTGAAGAAGTAGAATATCAAGGTAGAAAGAAACGTAAAACCACTAACTCATTGTATTTAAGTGATAAACAAGGAATTCCATTAGCCATTTCAGAACCTGTAGCTGGTAACCATAACGATCTTTTTAACATAGAAGTTCAGTTTGAAGTGATAACGGGAACTTTAGAGCAAGCAAAAATTCCAGTTGAAGGACTTTTTTTAAATGCTGATGCGGGCTTTGATTCTAAAGAATTTAGGTTGTGTTGTGAGAAAAAAGAAATACATGCAAATATTTGTTTCAATAAAAGAAATGGCGATACAGATAGAGATGAATATTTTGACCAAGAACTTTATAATGAGAGATATAAAATAGAAAGAACAAATGCTTGGATGGATAGTTTTAGATCCATATTAAATAGATTCGACACAACAGTTACAAGTTGGCTAGGCTTTAATTATTTAGCATTCATCGTAATTGCTCTAAGAAAATTTAATAAAATAAAAGTTTAA
- a CDS encoding BaiN/RdsA family NAD(P)/FAD-dependent oxidoreductase: MHNFDVIIIGGGASGFFTAINLAMQNPDVRIAILERSNEVLSKVKISGGGRCNVTHACFIPNMLTKYYPRGEKELKGPFHTFCTGDVMEWFSERGVSLKIEEDGRVFPESDNSQTIIDCFLNEAENLHIKVIKQTIVQQLSKEENLWKIETSKETYQAKQVVMATGSNVKIWDLLKTVNHTIVNPVPSLFTFNIKDDRIKDLMGVSTEMVSLKVKDAPLKASGPLLITHWGMSGPAILRLSAWGARELFQKNYQFQLIVNFTNDLVFDEVLDELMQLKQNNPKKTIYKHAHYGLTMRLWHQLVQASGITEAMIWADVPKKQLVKLAEQLTKATFNVNGKSTFKDEFVTAGGIDLKEVNFKTMESKLQDNLYFTGEILNIDAITGGFNFQNAWTTGFLAANAIAAKY; encoded by the coding sequence ATGCACAATTTCGATGTTATTATTATTGGCGGTGGTGCTTCGGGCTTTTTCACGGCAATTAACTTGGCAATGCAAAATCCAGATGTTCGCATAGCAATTTTAGAAAGAAGCAACGAAGTGCTTTCTAAAGTCAAAATTTCGGGTGGCGGACGTTGCAATGTAACCCATGCGTGTTTTATTCCAAATATGCTAACAAAGTATTACCCGCGGGGCGAGAAAGAGTTAAAAGGGCCTTTTCATACATTTTGTACAGGCGATGTAATGGAATGGTTCAGTGAACGCGGTGTGTCGCTAAAAATAGAAGAAGATGGAAGGGTTTTTCCAGAATCGGATAATTCTCAAACCATTATCGATTGCTTTTTGAACGAAGCTGAAAATCTCCATATTAAAGTTATCAAACAAACCATTGTGCAGCAACTTTCTAAGGAGGAAAATCTTTGGAAAATCGAAACATCTAAAGAAACCTACCAGGCAAAACAAGTGGTTATGGCAACGGGCAGCAACGTTAAAATTTGGGATTTGCTTAAAACGGTAAATCATACAATTGTAAATCCGGTTCCTTCGTTATTTACTTTCAATATTAAAGACGATCGCATTAAAGATTTAATGGGTGTTTCAACCGAAATGGTTTCTTTAAAAGTAAAAGATGCTCCTTTAAAGGCAAGCGGTCCTTTGCTTATTACCCATTGGGGAATGAGTGGTCCTGCAATTTTAAGACTTTCGGCTTGGGGTGCACGCGAATTGTTCCAGAAAAACTATCAGTTTCAACTAATCGTTAATTTTACCAATGATTTGGTCTTTGATGAGGTTTTAGATGAATTAATGCAATTGAAACAAAATAATCCTAAAAAAACAATTTACAAACATGCGCATTATGGCTTAACCATGCGTTTGTGGCATCAATTGGTTCAGGCATCAGGCATTACAGAAGCAATGATTTGGGCAGATGTACCTAAAAAACAGTTGGTAAAATTAGCAGAGCAACTCACCAAAGCCACATTTAATGTAAACGGAAAAAGCACGTTTAAAGACGAATTTGTAACGGCCGGCGGAATTGACCTCAAAGAAGTAAATTTTAAAACAATGGAAAGTAAATTGCAAGATAATTTGTATTTTACAGGCGAAATTTTAAATATTGATGCCATCACTGGCGGTTTTAATTTTCAAAATGCCTGGACAACAGGTTTTTTAGCAGCGAATGCCATTGCAGCAAAATATTAA
- a CDS encoding diphosphomevalonate/mevalonate 3,5-bisphosphate decarboxylase family protein codes for MTTLDTFKTTNYTKPTTKGSFTFSAPSNIALVKYWGKKEHQIPANPSLSFTLNNCKTVTTLQYEPKTEKNISFDLLFEGQPKESFRPKIQKYFERIQDLCPYILDYHFTIDTKNTFPHSSGIASSASGMAALSANIMALEKLIHPNQTEAYYLQKASLLARLGSGSACRSIKGNIVVWGATESIENSSDLFGVDFPYEINAVFQNYQDTILLVDKGEKQVSSTVGHELMHNHPFAARRFQQAHEHIAKLKEILKSGNLTEFIALVESEALTLHAMMMTSMPYFILMKPNTLEIINQIWKFRETTHVPVCFTLDAGANVHVLYPNDYKEEVQKFIANELAKYCQNNQFIHDEMGFGAIEL; via the coding sequence ATGACAACTTTAGATACATTCAAAACTACAAACTACACAAAACCAACCACCAAAGGTTCGTTTACTTTTTCAGCACCCAGCAATATTGCTTTGGTAAAATATTGGGGCAAAAAAGAACATCAAATTCCTGCAAATCCGTCGTTGAGTTTCACCTTGAACAACTGCAAAACAGTCACCACATTGCAATACGAACCAAAAACAGAGAAAAACATTTCGTTTGATTTGCTATTTGAAGGTCAACCTAAAGAATCATTCCGACCAAAAATTCAAAAGTATTTCGAACGCATTCAGGATTTGTGTCCGTATATCTTAGATTATCATTTTACGATTGATACCAAAAATACGTTTCCACACAGTTCTGGTATTGCATCATCGGCGTCGGGAATGGCGGCATTGTCGGCAAATATCATGGCGTTGGAAAAGTTGATACACCCCAACCAAACCGAAGCATATTATTTGCAAAAAGCATCCTTATTGGCTCGTTTAGGATCGGGGAGTGCATGCCGAAGCATTAAAGGAAACATTGTAGTTTGGGGAGCAACCGAAAGTATTGAAAACAGTTCTGATTTGTTCGGAGTTGATTTTCCGTATGAAATAAATGCGGTTTTCCAGAATTATCAAGATACGATTTTATTGGTTGATAAAGGCGAAAAGCAGGTTTCTAGCACCGTGGGCCATGAATTAATGCACAATCATCCATTTGCAGCACGTCGCTTTCAACAAGCTCATGAACATATTGCAAAGCTGAAAGAAATTTTAAAATCGGGCAACTTAACAGAATTTATTGCATTGGTAGAAAGCGAAGCATTAACGCTGCATGCCATGATGATGACCTCGATGCCGTATTTTATTTTAATGAAACCAAATACCTTGGAAATCATCAATCAAATCTGGAAATTCAGAGAAACAACCCATGTTCCGGTTTGTTTTACGTTAGATGCAGGTGCAAACGTACATGTGTTGTACCCGAATGATTATAAAGAAGAAGTTCAGAAATTTATTGCAAATGAATTAGCAAAATACTGCCAAAACAATCAATTTATACATGATGAAATGGGCTTTGGAGCGATAGAATTATAA
- a CDS encoding cysteine-rich CWC family protein: MKTENCTHCHKTITCNVDDIANCDCQKVELLDETVAFLYEKTRHDCLCNDCLKKFDELTKFSLTNKFPKRPTELVEGLHFYIENGLFVFTETYHYLKGRCCQNGCRHCVYGIHK; this comes from the coding sequence TTGAAAACCGAAAACTGCACCCATTGCCACAAAACCATCACCTGCAACGTGGATGATATTGCAAACTGCGATTGCCAAAAAGTGGAGCTTTTAGATGAAACTGTTGCGTTTTTATATGAAAAAACACGGCACGATTGTTTATGTAACGACTGCCTAAAAAAGTTCGATGAACTCACAAAGTTTTCATTGACCAATAAATTTCCAAAACGTCCAACAGAGTTGGTGGAAGGTTTGCATTTTTACATAGAAAATGGCTTGTTTGTGTTTACAGAAACCTATCATTATTTAAAAGGAAGGTGTTGCCAAAACGGCTGCCGACATTGTGTGTATGGAATTCATAAATAA
- a CDS encoding mevalonate kinase family protein, which translates to MKGPLFYSKILLFGEYGIIKDSKGLAIPYNFYNGALKIDENQTEITQKSNKSLKAFATYLNQLMANEPELVQFDMEALNKDVEAGMYFDSSIPQGYGVGSSGALVAAIYDKYATDKITVLENLNREKLLVLKKIFGRMESFFHGTSSGLDPLNSYLSLPILINSKDHIEPTGIPSQKEEGKGAVFLIDSEMVGETAPMVTIFMDNLKNEGFRNMMKSQFAKYTDAAVENFLKGDFKTLYQNTKELSKIALSHFKPMIPEKFHHVWQQGIDSNDYYLKLCGSGGGGYILGFAPDYDKAKEALKDYKLELVYKF; encoded by the coding sequence ATGAAAGGTCCGTTGTTTTACTCAAAGATCTTATTGTTTGGCGAATACGGAATTATTAAAGATTCTAAAGGCTTAGCAATTCCGTATAATTTTTATAACGGAGCGTTGAAGATTGATGAAAATCAAACCGAGATTACGCAAAAATCGAACAAAAGTTTAAAAGCATTTGCAACCTATTTGAACCAGTTAATGGCAAACGAGCCAGAGTTGGTTCAGTTTGATATGGAAGCTTTAAACAAAGATGTAGAAGCTGGTATGTATTTCGATTCCAGTATTCCACAAGGATACGGTGTAGGAAGCAGCGGTGCTTTAGTGGCTGCGATTTACGATAAATATGCAACTGATAAAATCACTGTTTTAGAAAATTTAAACCGAGAAAAATTACTTGTTTTGAAGAAAATTTTCGGTAGAATGGAATCGTTTTTTCACGGCACATCTTCTGGATTAGATCCTTTAAATAGTTATTTAAGTTTACCTATTTTAATCAATTCAAAAGATCATATCGAACCAACTGGCATTCCATCGCAAAAAGAAGAAGGAAAGGGTGCTGTGTTTTTAATTGATTCTGAAATGGTTGGCGAAACCGCACCAATGGTCACTATTTTTATGGATAACCTTAAAAATGAAGGTTTTAGAAATATGATGAAATCACAGTTTGCCAAATATACCGATGCAGCTGTTGAAAACTTTTTGAAAGGCGATTTTAAGACCTTGTACCAAAACACTAAAGAGCTTTCTAAGATTGCATTGAGCCACTTTAAACCAATGATTCCTGAAAAATTTCACCACGTTTGGCAACAAGGAATTGATAGCAATGATTATTATTTGAAATTGTGCGGATCGGGTGGAGGAGGCTACATTTTAGGTTTTGCACCTGATTATGATAAAGCTAAGGAAGCGTTAAAAGATTATAAATTAGAATTGGTTTACAAGTTTTAA
- a CDS encoding geranylgeranylglycerol-phosphate geranylgeranyltransferase, whose protein sequence is MQKRKLKRTLLKFLSFFSVVRGYNIAVVVLAQYLSAIFIFGSQSRAITVLTDGGLFLIIFSSSLAIASGYIINNFYDTEKDLINRPYKSILDKKISKTTQLRVYFFLNFLSVAIAWLVSWRAAFFYAVYIFLLWFYSHKLKKFPIVGNITASLLVLIPFFGILMHFQNFSWGIFAHGFYLYLILFIKESVKDLENLKGDFANNYQTIPVRFGSKVSKSLITFLVLLTLVPAFALIAYYKIGYMQYYFYVSSGLLLAFLIFLYQASSQIEYKKLHILLKLIIILGVLSIVLIDPNVIINGKNLVVPYL, encoded by the coding sequence ATACAAAAACGAAAACTCAAAAGAACATTATTAAAATTTCTTAGTTTCTTTTCGGTTGTTCGTGGATACAATATAGCTGTTGTAGTGTTGGCACAATACTTATCGGCAATCTTTATTTTTGGCTCTCAATCGAGAGCCATTACTGTTTTAACAGACGGTGGTTTGTTTTTAATCATTTTCAGTAGTTCGCTTGCAATTGCATCTGGATACATCATCAATAATTTTTACGATACCGAAAAAGATCTTATCAACCGACCTTATAAATCAATACTCGATAAAAAAATTAGTAAAACCACTCAGCTTCGGGTTTATTTTTTCTTAAATTTTTTAAGTGTTGCTATTGCTTGGTTGGTTTCGTGGCGGGCTGCATTTTTTTATGCTGTTTATATTTTCTTGTTATGGTTTTATTCACACAAGTTGAAAAAGTTTCCAATTGTGGGAAATATCACGGCATCGCTCTTGGTTTTAATTCCATTTTTTGGAATTTTAATGCACTTTCAAAATTTTAGTTGGGGCATTTTCGCTCATGGCTTTTATCTCTATTTAATCCTTTTTATTAAAGAATCGGTAAAAGATTTAGAAAATTTAAAAGGCGATTTCGCCAATAATTATCAAACCATACCGGTACGTTTTGGAAGCAAAGTCTCAAAAAGTTTAATTACTTTTTTGGTGTTGCTTACTTTAGTACCTGCATTTGCGTTAATTGCTTACTATAAAATAGGTTATATGCAATACTATTTTTATGTAAGCAGTGGGTTGCTATTGGCCTTTTTAATTTTTTTATATCAAGCATCCTCGCAAATTGAATACAAAAAGTTGCATATTTTATTAAAACTGATTATCATTTTAGGAGTGCTTTCCATTGTTTTGATCGATCCAAATGTAATCATCAATGGGAAAAACCTCGTAGTGCCTTATTTATAA
- a CDS encoding pseudouridine synthase, whose translation MNTQGGNNGNKNNKKSSFSKKGSYDKSKQGGSASGSKFGKPFKKDDKPFKKWTNDKPSKALKTTTVKDDTIRLNKYVSNSGVCSRRDADLYIQSGNVTVNGEVITEMGYKVKPNDKVVFDGVLLNPEKKVYVLLNKPKGFSTSDDENVSSVYDLVRNASTSILKPVGRMDKSTVGLLLFTNDNEMIQKFTNAAQHSSKLYQVSLDKNLKFDDLEKIQTGVYINEHKVWVEEISYVENQPKSEVGIKVKTSNVKVVRAVFEKLGYNVIKLDRVMYAGLTKWGIARGQWRFLTEQEVINLKNIK comes from the coding sequence ATGAATACGCAAGGCGGAAATAACGGCAATAAAAATAATAAAAAATCTTCTTTTTCTAAAAAGGGATCTTACGATAAAAGCAAACAAGGTGGATCGGCATCGGGCTCAAAATTTGGTAAACCATTTAAAAAAGACGACAAACCGTTTAAAAAATGGACCAACGACAAGCCCTCAAAAGCCTTAAAAACTACAACGGTTAAAGATGATACCATCCGTTTAAACAAATATGTGTCCAATTCAGGTGTGTGTTCACGTCGAGATGCAGACTTGTACATTCAATCGGGAAATGTCACTGTAAATGGAGAGGTTATCACCGAAATGGGCTACAAAGTAAAACCAAACGATAAAGTGGTTTTTGATGGAGTTTTATTAAACCCAGAAAAAAAAGTATATGTTTTATTGAACAAGCCGAAAGGTTTTTCTACCTCAGACGATGAAAATGTTTCTAGCGTGTATGATTTGGTTCGCAATGCTTCCACATCGATCTTAAAACCAGTGGGTAGAATGGATAAAAGCACAGTGGGGCTATTGTTGTTTACAAACGACAACGAAATGATTCAGAAATTTACAAATGCCGCACAGCATTCTTCAAAACTTTATCAGGTTTCGTTAGATAAAAACTTAAAATTCGACGATTTAGAGAAAATTCAAACAGGTGTTTATATCAACGAACATAAAGTTTGGGTGGAAGAAATTTCGTATGTAGAAAATCAACCAAAAAGCGAAGTAGGCATAAAAGTAAAAACATCAAACGTAAAAGTGGTTCGTGCCGTTTTTGAAAAATTGGGCTACAACGTGATAAAATTAGACCGTGTGATGTATGCTGGATTAACCAAATGGGGTATTGCCCGCGGACAATGGCGTTTTCTTACCGAACAAGAAGTCATAAATCTTAAAAATATAAAATAA
- a CDS encoding tRNA threonylcarbamoyladenosine dehydratase — MAVWQERAELLFKPEGIEALQKANVLIVGLGGVGSFAAEFIVRAGVGNVTIVDGDTVDITNINRQLPALHSTVGQPKVEIVGNRLMDINPKLNLTRIQEFVSPERAHEIVTSEYDYVLDCIDSITPKLHLIVAAKKARVKVISNMGAGGKMLASKVVVKDISKTDVCPLAKVVRKRLRKMGVKSGVKAVFSLEKPDESSLKMTDGTNFKKSFFGTNSWMPGLFGLHSAETVIRHLLATKTEW, encoded by the coding sequence ATGGCTGTTTGGCAAGAAAGAGCAGAATTATTATTTAAACCAGAGGGAATTGAAGCTTTGCAAAAGGCAAATGTATTAATTGTTGGCTTAGGAGGTGTTGGATCGTTTGCAGCAGAATTTATAGTGCGTGCAGGTGTTGGAAATGTAACTATTGTGGATGGCGACACGGTAGATATCACCAATATAAACCGACAATTACCAGCGTTGCACAGCACGGTTGGTCAACCAAAGGTAGAGATTGTGGGCAACCGCTTAATGGATATAAATCCGAAATTAAATTTAACACGTATTCAAGAATTTGTATCTCCCGAACGTGCCCATGAAATTGTAACTTCCGAATACGATTACGTTTTAGATTGTATTGACAGTATCACGCCAAAATTGCACTTAATAGTAGCCGCGAAAAAAGCACGTGTAAAAGTAATTTCAAACATGGGAGCCGGTGGAAAAATGCTTGCCAGCAAAGTGGTTGTTAAAGATATTAGCAAAACCGATGTATGTCCTTTAGCAAAAGTAGTGCGTAAACGCTTGCGAAAAATGGGCGTAAAAAGTGGGGTAAAAGCCGTTTTTTCTTTAGAAAAACCAGATGAAAGCAGTTTAAAAATGACCGACGGAACCAACTTTAAAAAATCATTTTTTGGAACCAATAGTTGGATGCCGGGCTTATTTGGACTTCACAGCGCCGAAACCGTGATTAGACATTTATTGGCAACAAAAACGGAGTGGTAA
- a CDS encoding TatD family hydrolase, translating to MYYNIHTHHFSNNNEIVELVNQYPNEINTELPHFTVGIHPWYINEENFLNDMAAIEHAIHLPNFKAVGECGLDKRITTSIEIQKKIVIPQLLLAEKHKKPVILHCVAAYQEIIEIKKDLKLTIPMIIHGFSKNSQVAESLVNNGFYLSFGKYLLQNPDLEMVLKTIPLNRLFFETDMIDQTIFEVYSKAKSVLNINLEPIIAENYNRVFNQ from the coding sequence AATATTCACACCCACCATTTTTCAAACAATAATGAAATTGTAGAATTAGTAAATCAATATCCAAACGAAATAAATACAGAATTACCGCATTTCACAGTAGGCATTCATCCATGGTATATCAATGAAGAAAACTTTTTGAATGACATGGCAGCAATTGAGCATGCGATACATCTTCCCAATTTTAAAGCAGTTGGCGAATGCGGTTTAGACAAAAGGATTACAACTTCGATTGAAATTCAGAAAAAAATAGTGATTCCGCAATTGCTTTTGGCCGAAAAACATAAAAAACCAGTAATTTTGCACTGCGTTGCTGCCTATCAAGAAATCATTGAGATTAAAAAAGATCTAAAACTAACTATTCCTATGATTATTCATGGCTTTTCAAAAAACAGTCAGGTAGCTGAGAGTTTAGTTAACAATGGGTTTTATTTATCGTTTGGAAAATATTTGTTGCAAAACCCCGACTTGGAAATGGTGCTGAAAACCATTCCGCTCAATCGGCTTTTTTTTGAAACAGATATGATTGATCAAACAATTTTTGAAGTGTATAGCAAAGCAAAAAGTGTTTTAAATATCAATTTAGAACCTATAATTGCAGAAAATTATAACCGAGTTTTTAACCAGTAA